The Pleurodeles waltl isolate 20211129_DDA chromosome 6, aPleWal1.hap1.20221129, whole genome shotgun sequence genome has a segment encoding these proteins:
- the LOC138301799 gene encoding zinc finger BED domain-containing protein 5-like: MTLANDSLKPTKLRRHLETQHGSIVAKSREFFARKLQDMTQQKETMKNVASTTVNALKASYHMAYHIAKNKKPFTDGERVILPAILDVATTRLGEKAAEKFKIIPISDTTVCRCISHMSEDIHGQLIARLKSSWFALQLDEATDLSKGAHLIAYVRYCYETVILEDLFCKPIKGRATASDLFDIINDFLGLHGLKWKNCVGICTDGAPSMCGARAGLKAKVLTAAPHILWTHCMIYREALAVRNMDGELQDVLNSAVKIVNFIKTHPKRARLFAILCAEMGAEHDGLLLHTEVRRLSRGKVLNRIFELRNEVRQFLLDLDPCKAEQLCSPQWLVLLAYLADIFEKLNSLNQTLQRAEITSFTMNKKISAFKKKLELWRRLIEVGQFEPFPCLADALEETEYNLQNVAELIKNHLTSLSDSFHKYFPEENKHLNDCVFQPFLADGGIHLTIRMQEELIDLQSDRTLQMQFSKLSFGGVLAGNA; encoded by the coding sequence CAGGAAGTTGCAAGACATGACTCAACAGAAGGAAACCATGAAAAATGTGGCCTCCACCACAGTAAACGCATTGAAAGCATCTTACCATATGGCATACCatattgccaaaaacaaaaagccatTTACAGATGGAGAAAGAGTCATTCTCCCAGCAATTCTTGACGTGGCTACGACAAGGCTTGGGGAAAAAGCAGCAGAGAAGTTCAAAATAATACCCATCTCAGACACAACAGTTTGCCGCTGCATCTCGCACATGTCAGAAGATATCCACGGACAGCTCATAGCTCGGTTGAAATCGAGTTGGTTTGCTTTGCAGTTGGATGAAGCAACTGACTTGTCAAAGGGAGCACATTTAATTGCTTATGTCAGATACTGTTATGAAACAGTAATACTGGAAGACTTATTCTGCAAGCCAATCAAGGGACGAGCAACAGCATCTGACttatttgacattatcaatgacttCCTGGGTCTTCATGGCTTAAAATGGAAAAACTGTGTCGGAATCTGCACAGATGGGGCTCCTTCCATGTGCGGTGCTAGGGCTGGCCTAAAAGCTAAAGTGTTGACAGCGGCTCCACATATTCTGTGGACCCACTGTATGATATACCGGGAAGCCCTTGCTGTCCGAAACATGGATGGTGAACTTCAGGATGTTTTGAATTCTGCTGTTAAAATAGTTAATTTCATAAAGACCCACCCAAAAAGAGCTCGCCTATTTGCAATTTTATGTGCAGAAATGGGAGCTGAACATGATGGCTTGCTGCTTCACACAGAAGTCCGTAGGCTATCCCGTGGAAAAGTGCTGAATCGCATTTTTGAATTAAGGAATGAAGTACGGCAATTTCTTCTGGATTTGGACCCCTGCAAAGCAGAACAATTATGTAGTCCCCAGTGGCTTGTGCTTTTAGCATACCTTGCTGACATCTTTGAGAAATTAAATTCCCTGAATCAAACTTTGCAAAGAGCTGAAATCACTTCTTTTACCATGAATAAAAAAATATCTGCTTTCAAGAAGAAGCTGGAATTATGGAGGAGACTAATTGAAGTTGGCCAGTTTGAGCCATTTCCATGTTTAGCCGATGCTCTTGAGGAAACAGAATATAACCTTCAAAATGTTGCAGAGTTAATAAAAAATCACCTGACATCACTCAGCGAcagttttcacaaatattttcctgaggaaaacaagcatttgaatgACTGCGTCTTTCAACCATTTCTGGCAGATGGGGGTATCCATCTGACAATCcgcatgcaggaagaactaattgATCTCCAGAGTGATCGCACACTGCAGATGCAATTTAGCAAACTCTCCTTTGGGGGAGTTTTGGCTGGAAATGCCTGA